The genome window TGTATCTTTATAAAAATCCTATGGTCAAAATTACAATGACGATCTAACCGATTGAGTCATTTTTGACGTATGGTTCATATTTTCAGAACTACTTCAACTATACACTTATCTTATTGATGgaataatatatatgataaagAATATATATGACAAAGTCTCTGAGAGTAACACAAAAGTGTGTGTacataatatatatgcatttgCCGTTGATAGATATAAACATATTACACACAAGTGTCCGATGCTAAGAATAGGACTATTATAGCTCAGTGCAAAATATTAGCGAGCGAATGTGTTTTATCGGTCGTGCAATGTTTTTTGACAGGTTTCTATACCGAAAAGATTCCTATGTTTAGGGCTATGATATTTAGTGGCTACTTTATATATGCCCGAACTATCTATAAATATAATCGTTCagtataatttttttaacaaaacaataaaaagtacgGCCGTCGGATATTTCATTCTATTGACCATTTAATGAGTATATTTTCCAGTAGTGCAATTTCTACTTTTTTCGTGTGACTGGAGAGTTTAAGTTAGATATAAcacaaattgattaaaaaaacagtaCTGTGTTTTTTCTATATAATATAAGAGTCTAGGTATgaagtatgtatttattttttccagatgccgatatTGAGCTGAGGTATCAGATCGTATTGTGTTCACGCAGTATCGCAAGATTTGTTGACGTAGACGTTCTTGCTGGTCAATTAAGAGCCGAACGAATTCTTGGTGATTTCAAGAAGCACGAAATTGAGCAGGAACATGATTTCGAAGAGAAGGCTGCTCTCCTTGTGTTGGAGGTAATAAATGAACGTTATGAAAATGTTCTCAAGTTCACGAAGTGTTTGCGAGACCTCAACCAAGTAGTTGCAGATCAGATTGCAGTTACAACTGGATACAGCTATGTCGGTATGTATAATTGAAAAGTTTTTTGTATAAACAAGTTCATGATTACTTTAGCACGAATGGCTCAATAGTTTTAATTACGAACAGATTCTTCCCGTCGTCATCAGTAATCATCCGTCTTTCTCGTCGGcaatttacttaaaatatattCTCAAATATAGGTTGGATATATTCACTCAATCTTGACTCCAGTTTGTCATTgcatattattttgtttgatgtaTTTTCTAAATCGTATTATACTAGCTGACGGTATCAAGAATAGCGCTCCTCATAATGTTTCTGACGCATTTCTACTTTTTTGGTATAGATCTACATGTCCCTTGGGTTTTCCACTATCAAAATAATTAActtattttggatattttaagAAACGATTCCTGAGATGGAGATTTATTATGTAACGTTGCCATAAAGATTACGTCTATTCCCAAACACTTGATTCGTTTTTTTTAAACGCTACTCGACTGATTTTATGGGAAGTGTTTACCGATGTTTGGCATTTTTGAAGTTGGACATTTCAGACATAAAACAGGGCCagattatttgaagaaaaaacgACATGgtaaatgtgaaaaaaatattttttggcaCAAAACTGTAAAACAAACGACAATTTCAGACATCAAAATTACGTTTTTCATTTAACTATCAAAGCTTTATTTGTGCCTGTTCGGGCGTAAAATTCGTTTAACAAGTGTCGCTGTGCGCCGAAAATAACCCTCGAACGTGTTCGTAAGTCATTTTTGACCACAAAATCTAGTCAAGCATCTTGATGTTTGATTAAGAAACCGTATTGCTAAATCGCAATTACGTACCTTCTCGAATTCAAATTTTAATAGGCCTACGGTTCTTAATAACTTTAATAGTTCGCACGCACACAATATGCACACAATTATTAGTGCTTTAAAAAATCACTGTGAAGGTTCAATTCATCGTCGTTTACTTTATGCGCAAACCGAGGCTCCACTTAGGCTATGAAACTGTGGTTACGAATGGGAAAAGGTCTGcatatggatttatttatttaattgctttGTATCACTGTGTAGAAGCATATCGGttgcctttctgtcaaaatgctgcctctgtgttcattcttcgctgcctctctgtcataaacaagaaaaatgaatgatcgtaattcacaaaacagatgAGAAAATCTAAAATTTAAACCCGTAAGCACATTTGTGCATacaaagaggtggtccatgagttgaagcatatatccagctacaggttcacagtattccgcaggtccaaacacttatcacaaactctatcgaagatggaatgatttCGAAGGGTGGTGGAACAagcgtgcatacatgccactttgatgactttttaacatagcttttccgtaatatgtcaaatatctagtgtcattgacatcatctttatgatcaaatctttacgttcaatgtatgctatatagtaattttcatcaattttacttaaaaaaatgcctactttcgctttcgttgtggcacggaaagcctctcgatcggctcacttttctggcatgggaagcctagtcgtcgattgacatttttatttttctcagTAAAATGAGTTTAACACTTATTAAAAGTATTGATAGTAAAAAATTTAAATGTCAGAatatttgatgtaaatatcaaagGCGAAAGGGGACTTTTAACGTTATTATTTGGACTCACGCTATCGGCTACATAATTGAAGTatcttaatgtacatgtataaatccgTCAGTAATGAACATCGCGTTAATGAATTGTAGatataatgaacacatattgGTGACAACGTGTTTACAGTACCTAATGCAAAAACCAAAGATTCGGCAAACTGCCACGAGTTCATGGATTTTCTCGTGCAAGTCAAGGCTAGGCTCAAATTATAAAAAGGCCCATTTTATATTTGGTCCTTGTCAATAAGTAGCATTCCGTCCCTGTCCATTGACTCGGACTTATTGCTTCCTGGTTCACTGGGCCCTGGTATCAAAATTTATTCATTTGATAACAATTTTTATCTTTCAATTTTCCCCAATAGccaaaaaaacaaaattgtgtccagaaatatttaaaaatgaaatatttacagtaaaaaaagGGCACAAATACAAGATTCAGTTTTGTAAAAGTCTAGCCTATAATAAGTCATATCCACTCGAGAAGAGAACTTTGATATATTAAGCGGTTTAGTTCGACGACTAGtcttcccgtgccagaaaagtgagccgatcgagaggctttccgtgccacaacgaaagcgaaagtaggccttttttaagtaaaattgatgaaaactactatatagcgtacattaaacgtaaagttttgatcataaagatgatatcaatgccattagatatttgacatattacggaaaagctatgttaaaaagtcatgtatgcacgattgttccaccactcTCGTCATCATTctatcttcgatagagtttgtgataagtgtatgcacaaatgtgtttacgggttttaattttagattttcttacctgttttgtgaattaggatcatccattttcttgtttatgacagagaggcagccaagaatgaacagagaggcagcattttgacagaaaggccaccgatatgcatctacatcGTGTATATGTTCTAAGTCATTTATAATTTTACATAACTAATGGGTTGACAGTTTTTTTATCATCAAATACAGGCTGTAATTGCAAAGAAGATCCAGTAGTATGCAAGTAAAAGttactttaataatgttatatattttcgCGACCGTACTTAACTATCCATGATGTTGACAGTATCAATACAGGTGTTGAAATTAAGTATTGCATAATATATATTCCCAACAATAATCAATGATAAAACTTCGTTGTAATATTAAAATGCAGTTTCAGCgatataacaataacaaatatgttttacGCAAACTGTATACAAAAAAGCACAATATAGGAATACAGTGATGGAAACCTGTTTTTAGCCGTTGGCGCCGCTGAAAGTGcttttttgtttaacaaataaacttCATctagaaataataaatatgtgaaGTGTGGAGACCATAAATGTCATAATGTTGTTTTTACTGCTGCTCTATTGTTTGCTGAAAGAAGGAAAGTTAAGATAATGTAGTATGATTTTAATGCACTGTATACAGACATTCGATATGATTCAGGTGTTAAACATGCTTTTTCTATACTTGTTCATCAATAAAAACTGAATTTCACCATAAGTTTAAGTTCGCGACTAACTTGTTCACAATTTCAAAACGTTCGcgacccatttttttttaatttagaggCTCAAGGCCGCATCACAAAGCATGggtatttaaacattataaatattgctttccAAAACAATTTTAGACGCTACTTATGAGCATGATATCGGAGTTACTAAACAACAAACTTACACGGCATTAGACAATTGTCTGGACGATGCCAATTTAGTGCTTTTTGGAATATGCCATACAATCATCGTGTTGTTTGTTctaattatttaatatacatttatcATAAGCGCTATATAAGTCCATTCGGTGTCGCATGATACGTTTCGTATTCGGTAATTACACTTGGTTTATTGCTGATGTAAACAAACgcggtttaaaaataaatattgatcacAAGTAATATTGTTAATATGACACGCATTAAAGGTACGGAAGGCTGACTCTTGAGTTGAATACCGATTGTAAAAGGAATATACGGTTTGattggtataataaaataaatataatacccTAAAGAACAATTTCAAAGTCAAAGATTCGCTTATCATTAACATCCAAGTTGCATCTCTGTCTTAGGTTCGTAATATTTATATCATGTAAGCGATTTATGAGCTTAATTTCAGAGAGGGAAATCAAGAAGCTCGAGAAGGCAAGCATATTGCAAATACTTGCTGCTGGATTTAAGTCGCATCCTGATAATACATTGTCTGGTGAAGATGTGCACATATATGTGGAAGACCAACGCAAGTGCTTGACCAAGTTTCACTTGATACTGGAATGCATGAAAGAAATATATCCAGAGGTGCAATTCGACGATAACAATGGCAGGTACAGTATTTCAGCTTACACCAATAAGATTGATCAGTTTGCATCGATACAAAAGGAACAGGCTGTCATGTATTCTATCTCGCCATTCGTCCATCAGAAATAATTTGGATAAAATTCGGCCCGCATGTACAATTTATAATTATGCTGCATCATATAGCCCATTTAATGTATATACTATTGTATGCCATGTTGTTGCCTTTTGTAATTAATGACAAAACTATAGAAGTCATTCTTTTAAAGCTAACCTGTGCGAGAATGTTTAATCCACAACCAATATTTTGGCTAAATCTTTATGACATTGGTGAGAATGTTGATTATATCTAGACCACGTAAAAATTTAATATTGGTCAATTTCAGTTACAGACACGATACGCGTGTTTATTATTATTCCaaactatttcaaaatatttacattaacatGCCCTATAAACAACCTCAATATAAATCGTCATTTAAAGCATGAAAGTGAATTGCATTTATTTGACATTAGCTTGCGTTGTCAATGCAAAtgaatataatgaaataaaatgttattaatgcAGTTTCgaacttaaagcgagattatacgattttgtcaaatatttatttatttatataaaataagtaaaaacattattaaacatatttcaatataaattaaaataaaagttaaaagaacatgtgtcgaaaaaatgcgaaaaacgcaagatatttaattctgagaTCGAAAATGTCTgcacagtcgaattcgccagcatgtaaatcatgcatgtatgatgtgaatctaaatttagtttaacggttcatttttgattcctgcaacgatatctattcatacgacacacgaacgctaactaaaaagacgaatgcttcggttattgtagtaacatttgtacgaaatatcttcgtcacaatcggctcggggcgcttatttgtctttgctgcattttatgaaattcgtcttaatttgtcttgcctattttgttttactgtaacatattttatcaatatattacaattaaacacatatgaaaatcgtataatctcgctttaatacaaCCAAAAGCGAATGTTGGTAAAAACTGTATTTGTCGTCTAAGTGTCACTGCTATCCGGCTGTAACAGCAAGGGTTCGAATCGATGTACAGTAAGAGATGACATCTGATTAAGATCTTTTGTACAAACTGGCTTTTAGTTTATGCAGTTTATATTTATAGGGTTTATTAGAGATTAGAGATATCTGACGATTCTATAATTCGTGAAAAAATAACGAACCTCAGAACGTTTTGGTTTTAAAATGACGTGTATTTTCAGATTCAAGGGCATTCTTTATCAGTTCTCACCCTTTGCATTTGATGAAACACCATTGCAAGGTTTGTGGGTCATTTAGTATGTCGTATTGtccatatatataatttaaaaattactgTACTATTCAATTTATACTGCTCATCAGCAATTTCAATTAATTGTGTTTTAGTGACTTGTGTGtgtcttattaaattaattaatactttGGTGCCTGTGTTCAATCGCATAAAAACTAGCACCTATCAATAATAACACGGTCTTTCTATAATCGCTTCCATATTGTTACAAAAAACATATTGTGGTTTAAGCTTTTAAACCAACGTTATAATATCGGGATCGCAATGTAAATTGTGTGGTTTCACTATACCTATAATTGATAATATCGATTCGAATGGTGCagaatattgataaaaataacatattgtcgtttaaacatttaaataacgaACGTGATGATAGCGAGTTAAGAATGTCAATTGTGTGGTATCACTTTACCTACAATTGATAACCTCGATTGGAATGATGCTATGGCTTtgcttttatattaacaaatactgTTTTGAATTTACTCCAAACAATTTCTTTCCAAGAAAATcatatatttgtgtgtgtttttaatggCATAATTCAACACATTTTAAAACGGGAAAATACAACATTAATGAACAACCataaaagaaatatattataaGTTAAAGATaactatttgtatatatatatatatatatatatatatatatatatatatatatatatatatatatatatatatatatatatatatatatataagttatatttggttatgtacgatattaataaataaatgaagataatTGTGCACGCCCATTATAATTaagagaaaaaaacacactaatctTTTACAAATAAAGCACTAAATAAACCTTAGACAAagaataaatacttattatcgATTCGTTTTTAGGTTTGTTCGACATGATAGTATACGAACTGGCACACCTTATAATATATTCATTAACGTACTTTGTTTATTCCGGCCCAATCGTTTGTTTTCTAGACATAATGCAACCAATGTCAAGCATGACTAGTGAAGAATTTTCACATTATTTGGCTAATGAAGTCAAAGCAACTATTACCCAAGAGATCCGATCTTACAAATAATAAGCGATTTTATTAGAGAAGAAAGTATATCCTTACCAGTGTTTGTTGAGATGTCGGACGATGAAATCGAGGGATGctttaaacagaaaattgaaCATCATGGGCTTAAGTATGGCTTCGGCCTCGGCAAAGGCCTTTCTAAAATACAAAAAGAAATGAAACAACGATTGACGGTTGGAAGTCATAAAATGAAAAGTGATCTGCGTGGTTTTGGGACTAGTTCGGACAAAGttgtttataaacaatgtaaAGTAAGAAAAGATGTGTTTTCCATGTTAACACCTGTACATAAGTATGTTTTTCCTAAAAGAAAAAAGCAGATGCATCCGTCTTACTTTGCAGCTGAAGTAATTAAATTTGCAGCAGCATGCATTAACGGTAGACAAAATGGAACGTTTCACTTTGGGATACAACCTCTTGAGAATAATGAAGGATTGATTGTTGGTTTACAGAGTTCAGAGTTCAGGGTATACACGCAAAGAATTGCAATCGATTATGGCTTACAGCACTGTTTTATGGGACCTTGTTCGGAAAAGCGAATTTTAGAACGAACCATTCAACCGATAATATTTGTGCCATGTGAGAATGGTAGTGTTGTGATTGAAGTTGATATTCAACCATCATGCCTGTTTATGAAAGACACAGCCTTCATAGTCATGTTTCCTCCCAATGGTAAACAGGAAAAGAAATTATTCATGTACGTATCAATACAAGGATGGAATATGTTTGAGACAATTGATGTTCAAAAGTCTGAATGTCTAAAGGAAGATTTAAAAAACACATTGGAGCTTAGGAATAAACTGGAGCAATCGCGATTTCGGCCAAACAAAGCGATTGTTAACAAACGATCAGCTTTACAAAATCGTTTGACTGCAGGCAACACATTTGTGACCGATCAAATGGTACCGCATATCATATGTGGTAGATACACGCGACTGGAAAATGCTGAGAAGATTCTTTCATTGATTAAATCAGCCTTTGTGTCTTCGCAAGTAGTGTTTGACTTCGACCCATCAACTTCATTGATCAAACACATCGAACAAGGTGATGAATACTTTGATATCGTTCTACCTGATGACGAAAATACCGATGAGTATTAGTCAAACATTGGATCTGGCAGACATTGGATCTATTGCAATGGCAATGATGAACGAAAAATAAAATGTCTTCCAGTTTCAGAATGGTTTTCGAAAAGGCATCCTTTTGTGAAATATGCGCTTTAAGAATCTGTGAAAATTCATCCCAACAGATCACTGTTTATGATCTTGGTATTTGATACACTTACAAAACTCGACCCATTGTATCAATTAGCATCCGAGTGTTGCTCCTGGTTTCCAGAAAACACAGTAATAATTTCCGATATAGACGAAAATTTAGCACAGCTCAGATCAGATATACAGCCTATACTTGAGCAAGAGAAGCagaatgcaatttttttttctggACTTACATGGTCAAATATTGTAAACGACGTACTTTTACCTATTTTCCCAAGTATATCTGGGAATGTGATTCAACTTCCAATCAGTTTTGGAACATTTATTACCATGACACCAAAAGAGCTTAAAGACAAACAGCTGAGCGACATTGAGCCCATAAGTTGTGATGAGTGCAAATCAACGTTTGGTGCAATGGATGATTGTAAACAAAACGAAACGTGCGACAAGGAAGAACAATCATTCTACAAAGGAAATAAAGTATCGTGGTGGAATTTCTATTTTGAGATACAAGTTTGTAAGAGAGATGTTTTTGACAAGTTCAGAactaaaattgaaaagaaaatacGCGAAGGAACTAAACGGGTGgaaattttaaagatatttcaccAACCTGGAGCTGGTGGCACCACTCTTGGACGACATCTTTTGTGGCATTTCAGTCAGTTTAAGGGAGACTTCTCGAATTTATTCCGATGCTGTTTAGTAAATAATGTTGTCGAAAGGGATACGACAGAGCAAATTTTGGAACTTTGGTCTTTTAAGGACGATGACAAAGACAAAAGAAATCCAGTCATTGTTTTAGCTGACAATATTCCTGAAGAGTCATTAGCAATTCTTTGCGACAACCTAGACACTCTTTCATATCACAATGGGTCAACGTTAGAAAACCTGTTTTGTCTCTTAGTGGTTGTTACCCGGAATATGACATCGAAGGAAGACTCAATACTGAGACAGGCACTTTCCAAAAGAGAAAAAATGTGGTTTAAGAAGCGTTCGAAGAATTTAGAAGAAACAAAAAGCAAACAGCAAATTGATTCGATGATAGCATTTAACGTTATGAAAGAGGACTTCAATCCAGAATACATCTTACAAACTACAAAACGAATTATGTGTGGACTGAAAGGAAACGAAATAAAGCTTGTGCAGCACCTTTCTGTCACAAACACGTATGATGCTGATGCCTCATTTGCACCCGAAGTATTCGACAAGCTCATCGGAATGGAACGATCGACTATCACTAAATGGACCATGAATGACCTATTGAAAGTAGGCGGACCCGTGGGACTTTCTGGAGCTCAACGGAGAAACATTATTCCTTTTCGACAAACTTGGAATGTCAGTTCATCAGAGTCTTTAGAGCTTCTCATAAAACACAGTGTTGTAGATAATCGTAATAGGGTTTCACTGGTTTCTCCGCTGATAGCAAAAGCGAGCTTAGAATTCATTAAAGAAAAAGAACAATTAGACTTAGAAAAAATTATCTATGAATTGCTAGCATTATTGGAAGAACGTCAAAAAGATTCACGCGAAGCATACTCGACCGGAAAATTTAATGGTGTTGTTTGTAATTTATTCAATTATCGACATCGGCAAAAGAGACCTTTTGGAGAAGGAAAGAGTACGTTTTCCAATCTTGTAACCGATTTATCAGACGTAAGGAGTTGGGAAACAAGTAAAGATGCGTTTGACAGGACAGATAAGCTTATGAATCGCTGTTTCCAAATTACAAGAGATCCGTACGTTGGTCAACAAAGGGCAAGGTTTTGCATTCACTTTCACCAATATGTACATGCCGAAGAAGCTATTAAAATGGCATTGAAAGAATCTGACAAGGTTCCTATATTGTATGACACATTTGGACAAATATATAGGACACAACTTATTTCCTCTATGAAGGACGCCAATGTAGAACCAAAACAATTACTCACACTAGCATGCAAGGCAATTGAAAAATTTCAAGATGCTCAACGACTCGGCAAATTAGATGACTTGTCATTTTATGAAATGGAAATTTCTGTTGGCTTGAGTGTTTTAGAACATTTGCGTAACAGATATAAAGAGCCGTTTGTGAACTTCATAAATGGTTTGTCGTCTGTaggcaaatttgttgaatttggcCCTGGAATGGAAAAGTTTGTGAATGGAAATGATCTGCAGTGCCATATATCAAAATCTTTACGTCACGTTGAAGACGTCTTTACTATGACAAAACGACCATTTCATGAGCGGTCTACATTTGCCGACACAGAGAGACGGGTGCGTGAGATGAGAATTAAGTTTCAGCGCATTTACAAGGCAGATTCTTCagctattgaataaaaaataggATGTTCATTTACTGCTGTACGGAAAGAATATACATTAGATAAAGTCAAACTTGGGAGTACTGTTGCTACTCTAGAATCCCTTCAAGCTAAAGGTATCGATATAAACGAAAATGATTTGATGATAGTTGTCGCCTATCACATCATACATTGCTCGGGAGAATACAACCAAGTACAGGCTAGACAAGACGCGTCATCCGATTACAGAAAACTCTTACTTTTTAGTAAAAGTTTACTTAAAAGTCAAAATGAAAGAATGAATCAAAATTCTAAACAAACCACTTACATTGAGACCTTTTTGTACTTTTCGTTGATGCACTGGCCTTTAATCTCGCGATTAGAAGTATACCAAAACGACATGTGCTCGCCAGAAGAACTTATTTGGGTATGTGAAAAATGGCAAACGTTGTACGACCAGAAATTCGACAACCGAAGGAAAAATGATCGTTTAAAATCAGCATCGAGCCTACCGGCGAAAACATTTTTTGCTTTAGCAGTTGGGACGTCCAGGTTATGATTATGTTGATACAGATCTGATACGAACTAGATGGCGACACGAGGAAGAGAAATCTCACAGGCGCAAACGCAGAGAAGTTAAACGCGATAACATTTGGGATCACAAACTTGGATTGGAAACATTTGTAAGGTTACAAGGAACTGTAGATGGGTCAGGACGTAGTATCGATCACTGGGTAAGTGCTAAGGCGATGGTTTAGTGACCAAATAAAACCCTAAACTATTTCTTCTTCTTGAAATAGCACAACTCATCAGGCTATCAACAGA of Dreissena polymorpha isolate Duluth1 chromosome 15, UMN_Dpol_1.0, whole genome shotgun sequence contains these proteins:
- the LOC127859958 gene encoding sterile alpha motif domain-containing protein 9-like; the protein is MSDDEIEGCFKQKIEHHGLKYGFGLGKGLSKIQKEMKQRLTVGSHKMKSDLRGFGTSSDKVVYKQCKVRKDVFSMLTPVHKYVFPKRKKQMHPSYFAAEVIKFAAACINGRQNGTFHFGIQPLENNEGLIVGLQSSEFRVYTQRIAIDYGLQHCFMGPCSEKRILERTIQPIIFVPCENGSVVIEVDIQPSCLFMKDTAFIVMFPPNGKQEKKLFMYVSIQGWNMFETIDVQKSECLKEDLKNTLELRNKLEQSRFRPNKAIVNKRSALQNRLTAGNTFVTDQMVPHIICGRYTRLENAEKILSLIKSAFVSSQVVFDFDPSTSLIKHIEQGDEYFDIVLPDDENTDEY
- the LOC127859957 gene encoding sterile alpha motif domain-containing protein 9-like, with the translated sequence MILVFDTLTKLDPLYQLASECCSWFPENTVIISDIDENLAQLRSDIQPILEQEKQNAIFFSGLTWSNIVNDVLLPIFPSISGNVIQLPISFGTFITMTPKELKDKQLSDIEPISCDECKSTFGAMDDCKQNETCDKEEQSFYKGNKVSWWNFYFEIQVCKRDVFDKFRTKIEKKIREGTKRVEILKIFHQPGAGGTTLGRHLLWHFSQFKGDFSNLFRCCLVNNVVERDTTEQILELWSFKDDDKDKRNPVIVLADNIPEESLAILCDNLDTLSYHNGSTLENLFCLLVVVTRNMTSKEDSILRQALSKREKMWFKKRSKNLEETKSKQQIDSMIAFNVMKEDFNPEYILQTTKRIMCGLKGNEIKLVQHLSVTNTYDADASFAPEVFDKLIGMERSTITKWTMNDLLKVGGPVGLSGAQRRNIIPFRQTWNVSSSESLELLIKHSVVDNRNRVSLVSPLIAKASLEFIKEKEQLDLEKIIYELLALLEERQKDSREAYSTGKFNGVVCNLFNYRHRQKRPFGEGKSTFSNLVTDLSDVRSWETSKDAFDRTDKLMNRCFQITRDPYVGQQRARFCIHFHQYVHAEEAIKMALKESDKVPILYDTFGQIYRTQLISSMKDANVEPKQLLTLACKAIEKFQDAQRLGKLDDLSFYEMEISVGLSVLEHLRNRYKEPFVNFINGLSSVGKFVEFGPGMEKFVNGNDLQCHISKSLRHVEDVFTMTKRPFHERSTFADTERRVREMRIKFQRIYKADSSAIE